From one Mycobacterium colombiense CECT 3035 genomic stretch:
- the fabG gene encoding 3-oxoacyl-ACP reductase FabG, whose protein sequence is MLTGQTAVITGGAQGLGLAIAERFVAEGARVVLGDVNLEETQVVAKQLGGDDVAVAVRCDVTQSSDVENLIQTAVERFGGLDIMVNNAGITRDATMRKMTEEQFDQVINVHLKGTWNGTRLAANVMRENKRGAIINMSSVSGKVGMIGQTNYSAAKAGIVGMTKAAAKELAYLGVRVNAIAPGLIRSAMTEAMPQRIWDSKVAEVPLGRAGEPSEVASVALFLASDLSSYMTGTVMEITGGRHL, encoded by the coding sequence ATGTTGACAGGTCAGACCGCGGTAATCACGGGTGGAGCGCAGGGGCTGGGTCTGGCCATCGCGGAGCGCTTCGTCGCCGAGGGTGCGCGGGTCGTGCTCGGCGACGTCAACCTCGAGGAAACCCAAGTCGTGGCGAAGCAACTCGGTGGCGATGACGTCGCGGTCGCCGTTCGGTGCGATGTCACCCAGTCGTCGGACGTCGAAAATTTGATCCAGACAGCGGTCGAGCGTTTCGGCGGCCTGGACATCATGGTCAACAACGCCGGGATCACCCGCGACGCGACGATGCGCAAGATGACCGAGGAGCAATTCGATCAGGTGATCAATGTGCACCTGAAGGGGACGTGGAACGGAACCCGGCTGGCCGCCAACGTCATGCGCGAAAACAAGCGCGGCGCCATCATCAACATGTCCTCGGTGTCCGGGAAGGTCGGCATGATCGGCCAGACCAACTACTCCGCGGCCAAGGCCGGCATCGTCGGCATGACCAAAGCTGCCGCCAAGGAGTTGGCCTACCTGGGCGTCCGGGTGAACGCGATCGCGCCCGGCCTGATCCGCTCCGCCATGACGGAGGCCATGCCGCAGCGCATTTGGGATTCCAAGGTCGCCGAGGTGCCGTTGGGCCGGGCCGGTGAGCCCAGCGAGGTCGCCAGCGTGGCGCTGTTCCTGGCGTCGGATCTGTCGTCGTACATGACCGGTACCGTTATGGAAATCACCGGCGGCCGCCACCTATGA
- a CDS encoding acyl-CoA dehydrogenase family protein yields the protein MAAAEAAEVSDEDFREILAQTREFVRSAVVPREQEILDTDRVPDDLRDEAKKMGLFGYAIPQEWGGLGLNLMQDVEMAMELGYTSLALRSMFGTNNGIAGQVLVGFGTDEQKSRWLESIASGDVVASFALTEPGAGSNPAGLRTKAVRDGSGKDAAWVISGQKRFITNAPVANLFVVFARTRPADDQGPGIAVFLVPADAAGVEVGAKDAKMGQEGAWTADVNFTDVRVGPDALVGGSEDHGYRAAMTSLARGRVHIAALAVGAAQRALDESVSYAATATQGGTPIGSFQLVQGMLADQQTGVMAGRALVREAARQWVAGEDRRIAPSAAKVFCTEMAGNVADLAVQIHGGTGYMRGVAVERIYRDVRLLRLYEGTSEIQRLIIGSNLVKAAQR from the coding sequence ATGGCCGCCGCCGAAGCCGCGGAAGTCTCCGACGAGGACTTCCGCGAGATCCTCGCTCAGACAAGGGAATTCGTCCGCAGCGCCGTTGTCCCCCGCGAACAGGAGATCCTCGACACCGATCGCGTCCCCGACGACCTGCGCGACGAGGCCAAGAAGATGGGCCTGTTCGGCTACGCGATTCCGCAGGAGTGGGGCGGCCTTGGCCTCAACCTGATGCAGGACGTCGAGATGGCGATGGAGCTCGGCTACACCTCGCTGGCGCTGCGGTCGATGTTCGGCACCAACAACGGCATCGCCGGACAGGTGCTGGTGGGGTTTGGCACCGACGAACAGAAATCCCGCTGGCTGGAGTCGATCGCGTCCGGCGACGTCGTCGCCTCCTTCGCGCTGACCGAGCCCGGCGCCGGGTCCAACCCGGCCGGCTTGCGCACCAAAGCCGTTCGCGACGGCTCCGGAAAGGACGCGGCCTGGGTCATCTCCGGGCAGAAGCGCTTCATCACCAACGCGCCCGTCGCCAATCTCTTCGTGGTGTTCGCGCGGACCCGGCCCGCGGACGACCAGGGTCCGGGGATCGCCGTCTTCCTGGTTCCCGCGGACGCCGCCGGTGTCGAGGTGGGCGCCAAGGACGCCAAGATGGGCCAGGAGGGCGCCTGGACGGCCGACGTCAACTTCACCGACGTCCGCGTCGGCCCCGATGCCCTCGTCGGCGGCAGTGAAGACCACGGATACCGCGCGGCCATGACCTCGTTGGCCCGCGGGCGGGTGCACATCGCCGCCCTGGCGGTGGGCGCCGCCCAACGCGCACTGGACGAATCGGTGTCGTACGCCGCCACCGCGACGCAGGGCGGGACCCCGATCGGGAGCTTCCAGTTGGTGCAGGGCATGCTCGCCGACCAGCAGACCGGGGTGATGGCCGGCCGTGCGCTGGTGCGCGAAGCCGCCCGGCAGTGGGTCGCCGGCGAGGACCGCAGGATCGCGCCATCGGCCGCCAAGGTCTTCTGCACCGAAATGGCCGGCAATGTCGCGGATCTCGCGGTGCAGATCCACGGCGGCACCGGTTACATGCGCGGCGTTGCCGTCGAGCGCATCTACCGCGATGTGCGCCTGCTGCGACTGTACGAGGGCACCAGCGAAATCCAGCGGTTGATCATCGGATCCAACCTCGTCAAGGCGGCGCAGCGATAA